Proteins from a single region of Companilactobacillus farciminis KCTC 3681 = DSM 20184:
- a CDS encoding DNA internalization-related competence protein ComEC/Rec2 — protein sequence MKDYFIFPAIMVSIVVAAIFESTWFWSLAVILIVRLVCLKKPVVLIVTLVLAMITGIRCQSFVQEPKSTNFQTAIFSPDKISVNGDILNGELKADRNYRFIYRIKTEREQKIWKDLSELTIAQVKIAKKQPLSGPRNPGEFNFKKYAQHKGVFYQVNLQSIDHLQKMQPKTISEKINVLRIHIINHLSYLPKWLKIHAQSLLVGYVPSSEKDFLKTLSILGIIHLFSLSGLHVLVILTFVRKLTSFFRIPVDWVDGSFLLILPCYGLLVGSKSGIWRAIILAMLAMILKKMQISISKLDLFSLTLLVCTLIYPFAMIEMGGQLSFLLSFTILYLYERTNLLLTTFKMNLVSLPLICYYTYQFNWLTIIVNIIFVPLFMMVILPITIVSAITVHWSFWDFVNKIFDQLYRFLDSIALNRQFGFITGQFPIALVLLLVIITLFYVESRNFWNRYLLSYLVVFWGCVFLNKFPLVGSVNLIDIGQGDSILITTPLNRKVVMIDVAGKVHFPTKPWAKHDSGNQVDFNTLPVLKSKGISHVDKLFLTHKDVDHIGNLETILTKFDVKEVNFGIGLENDPKIKKTIQKHPQIKFKNLHQGDRVKVGTLDFQILWPKKSGKGENSDSLTLLTKIQQKNWLFTGDLDIPSENKILKKYQFKVDYLKLGHHGSKTSTGDNLLQVTKPNVGLISAGINNRYGHPNQETLTRLKNHQVQYFNTAEYGMISWYYNFFNNEERLTTFLKGDLIEGNGTKK from the coding sequence ATGAAGGATTACTTTATTTTTCCGGCTATTATGGTCAGTATTGTCGTGGCAGCGATATTTGAATCTACCTGGTTTTGGAGTTTGGCAGTGATTTTAATAGTTAGATTAGTCTGTTTAAAAAAGCCGGTAGTATTGATTGTCACGCTCGTACTAGCTATGATCACGGGTATTCGATGCCAAAGCTTTGTTCAGGAACCGAAATCGACAAACTTTCAGACAGCTATTTTTTCTCCCGATAAAATATCAGTCAATGGTGATATTTTGAATGGCGAATTGAAAGCTGACCGAAATTATCGATTTATTTATCGGATTAAAACGGAGCGTGAACAAAAGATTTGGAAAGATTTATCTGAATTAACGATAGCTCAAGTAAAAATAGCAAAAAAGCAACCTCTATCAGGACCGCGCAATCCAGGAGAATTCAATTTTAAAAAATATGCACAGCATAAAGGCGTTTTTTATCAAGTGAATTTACAGAGTATCGATCACTTGCAAAAGATGCAGCCAAAAACAATATCAGAAAAAATAAATGTTTTACGAATACATATAATCAATCATCTGTCATACTTGCCAAAATGGTTAAAGATTCATGCGCAGAGTTTATTAGTCGGCTATGTGCCTAGTTCAGAGAAAGATTTCCTCAAGACTTTGAGTATTTTAGGAATCATTCATTTATTCAGTTTGTCAGGGCTACATGTTTTAGTGATTCTAACTTTTGTAAGAAAGCTGACCTCTTTTTTTAGGATTCCCGTTGATTGGGTAGATGGTTCGTTCTTATTGATTTTACCGTGTTATGGATTATTAGTAGGATCAAAAAGTGGTATTTGGCGAGCAATTATTTTAGCAATGTTAGCGATGATTTTGAAGAAGATGCAGATATCGATCAGCAAATTAGATTTATTTAGTTTGACCTTGTTAGTTTGTACACTGATTTATCCATTTGCCATGATTGAAATGGGTGGACAATTGAGTTTTCTATTATCTTTTACAATTTTATATTTATATGAAAGAACAAATTTATTGTTAACGACTTTTAAAATGAATTTGGTCAGTCTTCCACTGATTTGTTATTATACGTATCAATTCAATTGGTTGACTATTATCGTGAATATTATTTTTGTGCCATTGTTTATGATGGTGATTTTGCCGATCACAATAGTTTCTGCCATCACTGTTCATTGGTCGTTTTGGGATTTCGTAAATAAAATTTTTGACCAGTTGTATCGATTTTTGGATAGTATAGCTTTAAATAGGCAATTTGGGTTTATTACTGGTCAATTTCCGATTGCATTAGTGCTGTTACTCGTAATCATTACACTTTTCTATGTAGAAAGTCGCAATTTTTGGAATCGTTACTTGTTGAGCTATCTGGTTGTATTTTGGGGATGCGTCTTCTTGAATAAGTTTCCTCTTGTTGGTTCGGTCAATTTGATTGATATTGGACAAGGAGATAGTATCTTGATCACTACGCCTCTGAATCGAAAAGTCGTCATGATCGATGTAGCCGGTAAGGTGCATTTTCCCACTAAGCCTTGGGCAAAGCATGATAGTGGCAATCAAGTTGACTTCAATACTTTGCCTGTTTTGAAATCAAAAGGAATCAGTCACGTTGATAAGTTATTTTTGACCCATAAAGATGTCGACCATATTGGAAATCTAGAAACGATTTTGACTAAATTCGATGTTAAAGAAGTTAATTTTGGAATCGGCTTAGAAAACGATCCGAAAATTAAAAAGACTATCCAAAAACATCCGCAAATCAAATTTAAAAATCTACATCAAGGAGATAGAGTAAAAGTCGGAACGCTTGATTTTCAAATTTTATGGCCGAAAAAAAGCGGCAAGGGCGAAAACAGTGACTCTTTGACGTTGTTAACCAAAATACAACAAAAAAATTGGTTATTTACTGGGGACTTGGACATTCCATCGGAGAATAAGATTTTAAAAAAGTATCAATTCAAAGTGGATTATTTAAAACTCGGTCATCATGGTTCTAAAACTTCGACTGGCGATAATTTATTGCAAGTTACTAAACCTAATGTTGGTTTGATTTCTGCAGGGATCAATAATCGCTATGGTCATCCTAATCAGGAGACTTTGACACGTCTGAAAAACCATCAGGTCCAATATTTTAATACGGCCGAATATGGTATGATATCTTGGTATTATAATTTCTTCAATAATGAAGAAAGATTAACGACATTTTTAAAGGGTGACTTGATTGAAGGTAACGGAACTAAAAAATAA